One genomic region from Parerythrobacter aestuarii encodes:
- the purN gene encoding phosphoribosylglycinamide formyltransferase, producing the protein MTLAKVAVLISGSGTNMAALLYASRMPDSPYEIVLVASNDPHAGGLALAEAEGIPTFALSHKGMSREDHDEAMDGAIRKSGAEFVALAGYMRILSEPMVKRWEGRMLNIHPSLLPKYKGLHTHERALEAGDAQAGASVHLVSAELDGGEVLGQARVAVMSGDTPEVLARRVLIAEHQLYPRVLAEFVSRPFNRDWLLGELRKRALALPEAEERPSHGAPGWRSGGKSGKYFAYFSDQHHGEDHIALLAKTSGPDELAELVERDPVAFYKPAYYGASGWVGVILNRPGCDWSQVEYWLQRSWRAVAPKRLTKMLDVADQF; encoded by the coding sequence ATGACCCTCGCCAAGGTTGCAGTCCTCATTTCCGGCAGCGGCACCAATATGGCGGCGCTGCTCTATGCCAGCCGCATGCCTGACAGCCCTTACGAGATCGTCCTCGTCGCCAGCAACGACCCCCACGCCGGGGGCCTGGCGCTCGCGGAGGCCGAAGGGATTCCGACCTTCGCGCTCAGCCACAAGGGCATGAGCCGCGAAGATCATGACGAAGCGATGGACGGCGCGATCCGCAAGTCGGGCGCGGAATTCGTTGCGCTGGCCGGATACATGCGGATCCTGTCCGAACCGATGGTCAAGCGCTGGGAAGGCCGGATGCTCAACATCCACCCCTCGCTGCTGCCCAAGTACAAGGGCCTGCACACCCACGAACGCGCATTGGAGGCGGGCGATGCGCAGGCCGGGGCCTCCGTCCACCTTGTCAGCGCCGAGCTCGATGGCGGCGAAGTGCTGGGCCAGGCCCGCGTCGCGGTGATGAGCGGCGACACACCCGAAGTGCTCGCTCGCCGCGTACTGATCGCAGAACACCAGCTCTACCCCCGCGTGCTGGCCGAGTTCGTTTCGCGCCCGTTCAACCGCGACTGGCTGCTAGGGGAACTGCGCAAGCGCGCGCTCGCCCTGCCCGAGGCCGAAGAACGCCCCAGCCACGGCGCGCCGGGCTGGCGCAGCGGCGGGAAGAGCGGCAAATATTTCGCCTATTTCAGCGACCAGCACCACGGTGAAGACCACATCGCCCTGCTCGCGAAGACCAGCGGTCCGGACGAACTGGCAGAACTGGTCGAGCGTGATCCGGTGGCGTTCTACAAACCCGCCTATTACGGCGCGAGCGGCTGGGTCGGCGTAATCCTCAACCGCCCCGGCTGCGACTGGTCACAGGTCGAATACTGGCTCCAGCGCAGCTGGCGCGCGGTCGCGCCCAAGCGGCTGACCAAGATGTTGGATGTGGCGGACCAATTCTGA
- a CDS encoding metallophosphoesterase, producing MRPVVAGTVCALAVIVGGCSGAEAETNQLVEAPEGLATAPALSGKFLHLSDIHFNVFADGMITHVAGLPPDQWKAQFEKYAKSSAPSTGHRDTNYSLLISALDAAVAAQGPNGKYDYILYTGDYLPHGFGYGSTQDQQSEFASNVVEFVNLMIADRFPGVPIVAALGNNDGGCGDYNLHPKEDFLADLGPDMPGLSSTAETDFVASGNYAIPHPTVPGTDFVVLSSYWSRKYAEDQHPCTDITDDYAPGTAQANWLGTTLGSGASPGPASRPAILLMHIPPGRDGYDGNWQWHQRFQTAFEDKLGTATRPLLGAFAGHSHMDEFRVVSDQGQPVLAVRIAPSVTTWNGNAPSFTVGDYDTNNGQMTDYEVHSCRTPGTGGQCGWSWEYRFSSSYNSKFTPTDLLALATSIQDPADPKDMRKEYRTYYSAKDRLSAESNWQKVVCAISLVDEVAYNKCRKRLGDYS from the coding sequence ATGAGACCTGTTGTAGCTGGCACTGTGTGTGCCCTTGCCGTGATCGTAGGCGGTTGTTCAGGGGCGGAGGCCGAAACCAATCAGCTGGTTGAAGCGCCCGAAGGATTGGCAACTGCCCCCGCCCTGTCAGGCAAATTCCTGCATCTCAGCGATATTCACTTCAATGTGTTTGCCGACGGCATGATCACACACGTAGCGGGCTTGCCACCTGACCAGTGGAAGGCCCAGTTTGAGAAATACGCCAAGAGCAGCGCTCCGAGCACGGGACATCGGGATACCAACTATTCGCTGCTGATCTCTGCTCTCGATGCCGCCGTTGCGGCGCAGGGACCCAACGGGAAGTATGACTACATCCTCTACACCGGTGACTACCTCCCCCACGGTTTTGGCTATGGCAGTACGCAGGACCAGCAATCGGAATTTGCCTCCAACGTCGTCGAGTTCGTCAACCTGATGATTGCCGACCGATTTCCCGGCGTTCCCATCGTCGCTGCGCTCGGCAACAATGACGGCGGCTGCGGTGACTACAACCTGCATCCCAAGGAGGATTTCCTTGCCGATCTGGGTCCCGACATGCCGGGCCTTTCAAGCACAGCGGAAACCGATTTTGTGGCCAGCGGGAACTACGCCATCCCGCACCCAACGGTACCGGGAACCGATTTCGTCGTTCTCAGCAGCTATTGGTCACGAAAATACGCAGAAGATCAGCACCCCTGCACCGATATCACGGATGACTATGCGCCCGGTACGGCGCAGGCCAACTGGCTCGGCACTACCCTGGGCAGCGGGGCCAGCCCGGGCCCGGCCAGCCGACCAGCCATCCTGCTGATGCACATCCCCCCGGGCCGCGACGGATATGATGGCAATTGGCAGTGGCACCAGCGATTCCAGACTGCATTCGAAGACAAGTTGGGTACAGCCACTCGCCCGCTGCTGGGGGCCTTTGCCGGACACAGCCATATGGATGAATTCCGGGTTGTGTCAGACCAAGGGCAGCCAGTCCTGGCCGTGCGCATAGCCCCTTCGGTCACCACCTGGAACGGCAATGCGCCGTCATTCACGGTGGGGGACTATGACACCAACAATGGCCAGATGACCGATTATGAGGTGCATAGCTGCCGCACGCCCGGCACCGGCGGGCAATGCGGCTGGAGCTGGGAATACCGCTTTAGCAGCAGCTACAACTCAAAGTTCACCCCGACAGATTTGCTGGCCCTCGCCACCAGCATCCAGGATCCGGCCGACCCCAAGGATATGCGCAAAGAGTATCGCACCTATTACAGCGCAAAGGACAGGCTGAGTGCCGAATCCAATTGGCAAAAGGTGGTCTGTGCGATCTCGCTTGTCGACGAAGTCGCCTACAACAAATGCCGCAAGCGTCTGGGAGACTACAGCTAG
- the ndk gene encoding nucleoside-diphosphate kinase, with protein sequence MAVTRTFSIIKPDATKRNLTGAVTKMLEEAGLRVVASKRIRMTQEQAEGFYAVHSERPFFGELVEFMMSEPVVVQVLEGEDAVKRNRDVMGATNPAEAAPGTIRKELALSIGENTVHGSDSDENAAIEIAFFFKPEEIVG encoded by the coding sequence ATGGCGGTCACCCGCACCTTTTCGATCATCAAGCCCGATGCCACCAAGCGCAACCTGACCGGCGCTGTCACCAAGATGCTGGAAGAAGCCGGCCTGCGCGTCGTCGCTTCCAAGCGCATCCGCATGACGCAGGAACAGGCCGAAGGCTTCTACGCCGTGCACTCCGAGCGCCCCTTCTTCGGCGAACTCGTCGAATTCATGATGAGCGAGCCGGTGGTGGTGCAGGTGCTCGAAGGCGAAGACGCCGTGAAGCGCAACCGCGACGTGATGGGCGCAACCAACCCAGCCGAAGCTGCTCCCGGTACGATCCGCAAGGAACTGGCACTGTCGATCGGCGAGAACACCGTCCACGGCTCGGACAGCGACGAAAACGCTGCCATCGAGATCGCCTTCTTCTTCAAGCCCGAAGAAATCGTCGGCTAA
- a CDS encoding DNA polymerase III subunit chi yields the protein MKVDFWQLYRDPAEKVVAMIAARVLGEGERLLVVAGDTAQRATISKALWDARPDAFLANGDASEPHAERQPILLGDSCEATNAASHVIFADGKWRDPQGFSRAFLLFDEATVEAARAVWRSLDGGEGLERSFFRQEDGKWVKVA from the coding sequence ATGAAAGTCGACTTCTGGCAGTTGTACCGCGACCCGGCGGAGAAGGTCGTCGCCATGATCGCCGCGCGGGTGCTGGGCGAGGGCGAGCGGCTGCTGGTTGTTGCCGGAGACACGGCGCAGCGGGCAACGATTTCCAAGGCCCTGTGGGACGCCCGGCCTGACGCTTTCCTCGCCAATGGCGACGCGTCCGAGCCGCATGCCGAACGCCAGCCGATCCTCCTCGGCGACAGCTGCGAGGCCACCAACGCGGCCAGCCATGTCATCTTTGCCGACGGCAAGTGGCGCGATCCGCAGGGGTTCTCCCGTGCCTTCCTGCTGTTCGACGAAGCAACGGTAGAGGCTGCCCGCGCGGTGTGGCGCTCGCTCGATGGCGGCGAAGGCCTCGAGCGATCCTTCTTCCGCCAGGAAGACGGCAAATGGGTCAAGGTGGCCTGA
- a CDS encoding DUF2256 domain-containing protein yields MPRMRKKSDLPTKTCASCGLPFTWRKKWERDWDNVRYCSDRCKREKSKGS; encoded by the coding sequence ATGCCAAGGATGCGGAAGAAGTCCGACTTGCCGACCAAGACTTGCGCATCCTGTGGCCTGCCGTTCACGTGGCGCAAGAAGTGGGAGCGCGACTGGGACAATGTCCGCTATTGCTCTGACCGCTGTAAGCGCGAGAAAAGCAAGGGTTCATGA
- a CDS encoding leucyl aminopeptidase: MNITFADSLPSGASLIAHIVNRGALPDGLENVIVEGAKAARFKGGPGQVFEGFVQRGGKLVRVALSGTGENGADERSINCEKAGAALAAKYVTSGETSIVVDFTDSGLTSAEVTSVLLGLRLRCWRHDAYRTKLKEEQKKTLVSATVIGAPKRAEDLWETEAALCEGIEFARDLIAEPANILYPTSFVTRCRDALQGTGIEIVVLDEDEMEKLGMGALLGVGLGSEKDSRLLCMKWSGGETGQRPMAFVGKGVTFDTGGISIKPGPGMWDMKWDMGGAAAVAGAMVSIAKRQAKANIIGVCGLVENMPDGRAQRPGDIVTSMSGQTIEVLNTDAEGRLVLCDALTWVQKEFDPVGIVDFATLTGAMIVALGNEHGGLFANDDTLAEKLLSAGKSTGDKLWRFPLSSAYDKLIDSPIADMKNIGPRGAGSITAAQFLQRFVDKDRPWAHCDIAGMVFSEKAGQTWDKGATGYGVRIIDQYVRDVLEA, encoded by the coding sequence ATGAACATCACCTTCGCCGACAGCCTGCCATCAGGCGCTTCACTGATCGCCCATATCGTCAACCGCGGCGCTTTGCCCGACGGGCTCGAGAACGTGATCGTCGAAGGTGCCAAGGCGGCCCGGTTCAAGGGCGGCCCGGGCCAGGTGTTCGAAGGCTTCGTCCAACGCGGCGGCAAGCTGGTGCGGGTCGCACTTTCCGGTACTGGGGAGAACGGTGCGGACGAACGCTCTATCAATTGTGAGAAAGCCGGCGCAGCGCTGGCGGCGAAGTACGTCACTTCGGGCGAGACCTCGATCGTGGTCGATTTCACCGATTCCGGGCTGACCTCGGCCGAGGTCACGTCGGTCCTGCTCGGTCTGCGCCTGCGCTGCTGGCGGCACGATGCCTATCGCACCAAGCTGAAGGAAGAGCAGAAGAAGACGCTGGTTTCGGCCACGGTGATCGGCGCGCCCAAGCGGGCCGAGGACCTGTGGGAGACCGAAGCGGCACTGTGCGAAGGCATCGAATTCGCGCGCGACCTGATCGCGGAACCGGCCAACATCCTTTATCCGACCAGCTTCGTCACCCGCTGCCGCGATGCGTTGCAGGGCACCGGCATCGAAATCGTCGTGCTCGATGAAGACGAGATGGAGAAACTCGGCATGGGCGCGCTGCTAGGCGTCGGTCTCGGCTCGGAAAAGGATTCGCGCCTGCTGTGCATGAAGTGGAGCGGCGGCGAGACGGGCCAGCGCCCGATGGCCTTCGTCGGCAAGGGTGTGACCTTCGACACCGGCGGCATCTCGATCAAGCCGGGGCCGGGCATGTGGGACATGAAGTGGGACATGGGCGGGGCGGCTGCCGTGGCTGGCGCCATGGTCTCGATCGCCAAGCGCCAGGCCAAGGCCAACATCATTGGCGTGTGCGGGCTGGTCGAGAACATGCCCGATGGGCGCGCCCAGCGTCCGGGCGATATCGTCACGTCGATGTCGGGCCAGACCATCGAAGTGCTCAACACCGATGCTGAAGGGCGGCTGGTGCTGTGCGACGCGCTGACCTGGGTACAGAAAGAATTCGACCCCGTCGGAATCGTCGATTTCGCTACGCTGACGGGCGCGATGATTGTCGCGCTCGGCAACGAGCATGGCGGGTTGTTCGCCAATGACGATACGCTGGCGGAAAAGCTGCTCAGCGCCGGCAAGTCGACCGGCGACAAGCTGTGGCGGTTCCCGCTCTCGTCGGCTTACGACAAGCTGATCGACAGCCCCATCGCCGACATGAAGAACATCGGCCCGCGCGGTGCCGGGTCGATCACGGCAGCGCAGTTCCTGCAGCGTTTCGTCGACAAGGATCGCCCGTGGGCGCATTGCGATATCGCCGGCATGGTGTTCTCGGAAAAGGCCGGGCAGACCTGGGACAAGGGCGCAACCGGCTATGGCGTGCGCATCATCGACCAGTATGTCCGCGACGTGCTGGAAGCATAA
- a CDS encoding LPS-assembly protein LptD, with protein MRPAPESAWHELVRCATRPGAQALALACLALAAPAVAQDGPVAAVAETPEPGVPREIDFEADMVDFDSEADVLSARGNVILRSEDRSVRADVVSWDRKSGIIAATGNVRFVDADGNQIYSTSIELNDKFEAGAMADLLLALREGGRLAAASGQRNEDGTVLLTRAAYSGCAVTTPDGCDKKPSWRITAERVVYDPEKKRVRFRGAYLELFGARLLPMPGLSIRTDGGAISGFLIPDIRISESNGLELSGEYYMRLADNKDLSLGAYVYTAAPPMASAKWRHLTDKGAYQVTAYGTHSRRISDFTGVPTSERDFRGYLFANGRFQLDTNWSLNTSLRVASDRTFLRRYDISRDDRLRSLVELERIDDNSYLQLAGYATQTLRLNQPQGQVPIALPVFDYRRRLEDPVLGGTVQLQANTLAIARDVGQDTQRAFASVRWDLRKITPLGQVVQLTALARGDVYHSDENALTQTAIYRGNPGWQARGVGLAAIDVQWPFAGPALGGTQVFTPRVQVVATPPIKNLAIPNEDARAIDLEDSNLFALNRFPGYDRVEDGLRVTYGFDWELSRPGWRVKTTLGQSYRLDNDRDVLIDGTGISEKVSDFVGRTEVRFKDFVSVTHRYRLDKDNFAIRRNEFDATIGSRRTYFEVGYLRLNRDIAQGIEDLQDREEVRAATRIAFANYWSLFGAGVFNLTDRNEDPTLTSDGFQPLRTRLGIAYQDDCLEFGFTWRRDYVDQGDAQRGDTFQLYFSLRNLGFR; from the coding sequence ATGCGCCCCGCCCCGGAATCCGCATGGCATGAGCTTGTTCGCTGCGCGACCCGACCGGGGGCGCAGGCGCTTGCGCTTGCCTGCCTCGCGCTCGCTGCGCCTGCAGTTGCCCAGGACGGGCCGGTTGCTGCGGTAGCGGAGACACCCGAACCCGGCGTGCCGCGCGAGATCGACTTCGAAGCCGACATGGTCGACTTTGATTCGGAAGCCGACGTCCTTTCCGCACGTGGCAATGTGATCTTGCGCAGCGAAGATCGCTCGGTCCGCGCCGATGTCGTGTCGTGGGATCGCAAGAGCGGCATTATCGCCGCCACCGGCAATGTCCGCTTCGTCGATGCCGACGGCAACCAGATCTATTCGACGTCGATCGAACTCAACGACAAGTTCGAGGCCGGGGCGATGGCCGACCTGCTGCTGGCGCTCCGCGAAGGCGGGCGGCTGGCGGCGGCATCGGGGCAGCGCAACGAGGACGGCACAGTCCTGCTGACCCGCGCCGCTTACAGCGGTTGCGCCGTCACCACGCCCGACGGCTGCGACAAGAAACCGAGCTGGCGCATTACCGCCGAGCGTGTGGTCTACGACCCGGAAAAGAAGCGCGTGCGCTTTCGTGGAGCCTATCTCGAGCTGTTCGGTGCGCGGCTGCTGCCGATGCCGGGCCTGTCGATCCGCACCGATGGCGGGGCCATATCGGGCTTCCTCATTCCCGATATCCGCATCTCGGAATCGAACGGGCTCGAACTGTCGGGCGAGTATTACATGCGTCTCGCCGACAACAAGGATCTTAGCCTGGGGGCCTATGTCTATACTGCGGCCCCTCCAATGGCCTCGGCCAAGTGGCGGCACCTGACCGACAAGGGCGCGTACCAGGTCACCGCCTATGGCACGCACAGTCGCCGCATCTCCGATTTCACCGGAGTTCCGACCAGCGAGCGGGATTTCCGTGGCTACCTGTTCGCTAATGGCCGGTTCCAGCTCGACACCAACTGGAGCCTCAATACCTCGCTTCGCGTAGCCAGCGACCGCACCTTCCTGCGTCGCTATGATATCAGCCGCGACGACCGCTTGCGTTCGCTGGTCGAGCTCGAGCGGATCGACGACAACTCCTATCTCCAGCTGGCGGGTTATGCCACGCAGACGCTGCGTCTCAACCAGCCACAAGGGCAGGTGCCGATTGCGCTGCCGGTGTTCGACTATCGCCGGCGGCTCGAGGATCCGGTGCTCGGCGGCACGGTCCAGCTGCAAGCCAATACGCTCGCGATTGCGCGCGATGTAGGGCAGGATACGCAGCGCGCTTTTGCCAGCGTGCGCTGGGACCTGCGCAAGATCACCCCGCTGGGCCAGGTCGTGCAGCTGACGGCGCTGGCACGCGGCGATGTCTATCACTCTGACGAGAATGCGCTGACTCAAACTGCCATTTATCGTGGCAACCCCGGTTGGCAGGCGCGCGGCGTCGGACTTGCCGCCATTGACGTGCAATGGCCATTCGCCGGCCCGGCACTGGGCGGTACGCAGGTGTTCACGCCACGGGTTCAGGTGGTCGCCACCCCGCCGATCAAAAACCTCGCCATCCCCAATGAGGATGCCCGCGCGATCGATCTTGAGGATTCGAACCTGTTCGCGCTCAACCGTTTTCCCGGTTACGATCGCGTGGAAGATGGCCTGCGGGTAACCTACGGCTTCGACTGGGAGCTCAGCCGCCCGGGCTGGCGCGTGAAGACCACGCTGGGGCAGTCTTACCGGCTCGACAATGACCGTGACGTGTTGATCGACGGGACCGGGATTTCCGAGAAAGTGTCCGATTTCGTCGGCCGGACCGAAGTGCGGTTCAAGGATTTCGTCTCCGTCACTCACCGCTACCGGCTCGACAAGGACAATTTCGCCATCCGCCGCAACGAGTTCGATGCCACCATCGGCAGCCGGCGGACCTATTTCGAAGTCGGTTACCTGCGCCTCAACCGCGATATTGCGCAGGGGATCGAGGATTTGCAGGACCGCGAGGAAGTGCGCGCCGCGACCCGGATCGCCTTTGCCAATTACTGGTCGCTGTTCGGGGCCGGCGTATTCAACCTGACCGATCGCAATGAAGACCCCACGCTGACCTCGGACGGGTTCCAGCCGCTACGTACCCGTCTCGGCATCGCTTACCAGGACGATTGCCTCGAATTCGGCTTCACCTGGCGGCGCGACTATGTCGACCAGGGCGATGCCCAGCGCGGGGACACATTCCAGCTCTATTTCAGCCTCAGGAACCTTGGCTTTCGCTAG
- a CDS encoding peptidylprolyl isomerase, translated as MITTSVLRISERFAMAAATLGLVVSPLPASAQEAQPEAGPVATGNVLGIPDDFSLLGEPDPNVRKATAVVNGTVITGTDVDHRTALVLAASERELPEEEKVRVRMQVLRNLIDETLQIQEAAAQEITVSGEEVNQRYLQLAAQNFGNQPEAMDAYLLSIGSSPVSLKRQIQGEIAWARLVGRMIRPFINVSEEEAQDVIQRLNDSKGQDEYHIMEIYLSATSETEAQVIANARQIMDQLRQGGSFLGYARQFSESSTAAAGGDLGYVRLATLPVEMAEAARTMQPGQLTGPVQIPGGFVIMYLRDKRQILMADPRDAMLSLKQISIGFQPGVTQEQAQAQLQSFQTAVQSIRGCGDAERAAQTIGAEVVVNDQIRLRDLPEQLQPSLLQLQVGQATPPFGSIDDGVRVLMLCGRDDPVDEGAPTVDEIIDQIETERVQKRAQRYLRDLRNDAYIEYN; from the coding sequence GTGATCACAACTTCCGTACTTCGAATTTCCGAACGTTTCGCCATGGCCGCAGCAACGCTTGGCCTGGTGGTGTCGCCTCTACCTGCCTCTGCTCAGGAAGCCCAGCCGGAAGCCGGCCCTGTGGCAACGGGCAATGTGCTTGGCATTCCCGACGATTTCTCGTTGTTGGGTGAACCCGATCCCAACGTCCGCAAGGCAACTGCGGTCGTGAACGGCACTGTCATCACCGGCACCGATGTCGATCATCGCACGGCTCTTGTCCTCGCAGCTTCGGAGCGCGAACTGCCGGAAGAAGAGAAGGTCCGTGTGCGCATGCAGGTGCTGCGCAATTTGATCGACGAGACCTTGCAGATCCAGGAGGCGGCAGCGCAGGAAATCACTGTGTCCGGTGAAGAGGTCAACCAGCGTTACCTGCAGCTGGCCGCGCAGAATTTCGGCAACCAGCCGGAAGCAATGGACGCTTACCTGCTTTCGATCGGTTCCTCGCCGGTTTCGCTGAAGCGGCAGATCCAGGGCGAGATTGCCTGGGCGCGCCTCGTCGGCCGCATGATCCGCCCGTTCATCAACGTCTCCGAAGAAGAGGCGCAGGACGTGATCCAGCGCCTCAACGACTCCAAGGGGCAGGATGAATATCACATCATGGAGATCTATCTCTCCGCCACCAGCGAGACTGAAGCGCAGGTCATCGCCAATGCCCGGCAGATCATGGACCAGCTGCGGCAGGGCGGCAGCTTCCTTGGCTATGCCCGGCAATTCTCGGAAAGCTCGACCGCCGCAGCCGGGGGAGACCTGGGCTATGTGCGCCTGGCCACGCTGCCGGTCGAAATGGCCGAGGCGGCACGTACCATGCAGCCCGGCCAGCTGACTGGTCCAGTGCAGATCCCCGGCGGGTTCGTGATCATGTACCTGCGTGACAAGCGGCAGATCCTGATGGCCGATCCGCGCGATGCCATGCTCAGCCTGAAGCAGATTTCGATCGGATTCCAACCCGGTGTGACGCAGGAGCAAGCACAGGCCCAACTGCAGTCGTTCCAGACTGCGGTCCAGTCGATCCGCGGTTGTGGCGATGCCGAACGAGCGGCGCAGACCATCGGGGCCGAAGTCGTGGTCAATGACCAGATCCGCCTGCGCGACCTGCCCGAACAGCTGCAGCCGTCGCTCTTGCAACTGCAAGTCGGCCAGGCCACCCCGCCGTTCGGTTCGATCGATGACGGTGTGCGCGTCCTGATGTTGTGCGGTCGCGACGACCCCGTCGATGAAGGTGCTCCGACTGTCGATGAGATCATCGATCAGATCGAAACCGAGCGGGTGCAGAAGCGCGCTCAGCGCTACCTGCGCGACCTGCGCAACGACGCCTATATCGAGTACAATTGA
- the pdxA gene encoding 4-hydroxythreonine-4-phosphate dehydrogenase PdxA, which produces MSQPPLVLSIGDPAGIGPELIVRAWLASKAEGLAPFVVAGGSAVMRDAATQLGLDSPVEAVANIANVADAFSSALPVLDGLDGTYSPGAPSKESALLALASLQVATDLAHAGEASGLVTAPVAKANLAEVGFAHPGQTEFLADACGLEPDDAVMMLAGPSLRAIPLTVHVALAEVSSLLTTELIVAKARIAAAVLRRDFGIAAPRLAVTGLNPHAGESGKFGDEEARIIAPAIKLLQDEGIAATGPHPADALFAPHSRAGFDAALCMYHDQALIPVKALDFDQGVNVTLGLPVIRTSPDHGTAFDIAGKGVANPGAMIAAIRLAGEMAARRAHG; this is translated from the coding sequence TTGAGCCAGCCGCCGCTCGTACTTTCTATCGGTGATCCGGCGGGGATCGGGCCCGAGCTGATCGTGCGCGCCTGGCTGGCGAGTAAGGCCGAGGGGCTTGCGCCTTTTGTCGTGGCTGGCGGGTCCGCCGTCATGCGTGACGCTGCAACACAGCTCGGGCTCGATAGCCCGGTCGAGGCAGTGGCAAACATTGCCAATGTGGCTGACGCGTTCTCGAGCGCACTTCCAGTGCTGGACGGCCTTGATGGCACCTATTCCCCCGGCGCGCCGAGCAAGGAAAGCGCGCTACTAGCTTTGGCCTCTCTCCAGGTTGCAACCGACCTGGCCCATGCCGGTGAAGCCAGCGGGCTCGTGACCGCGCCAGTGGCCAAGGCCAACCTGGCTGAAGTCGGCTTTGCCCATCCTGGCCAGACCGAATTCCTCGCCGATGCCTGCGGGCTTGAGCCAGACGACGCCGTAATGATGCTCGCGGGGCCATCGCTGCGAGCAATCCCGCTGACAGTGCATGTGGCGCTGGCCGAGGTGTCGAGCCTGCTGACCACGGAGCTGATTGTCGCCAAGGCCCGGATCGCTGCCGCTGTCTTGAGGCGCGACTTCGGCATCGCCGCGCCACGCTTGGCCGTAACGGGGCTCAACCCGCACGCAGGCGAATCCGGCAAGTTCGGTGACGAGGAAGCGCGCATAATCGCGCCTGCCATCAAGCTGCTGCAAGATGAGGGCATCGCCGCTACCGGCCCACACCCCGCAGACGCGCTGTTTGCGCCGCATAGTCGCGCGGGCTTCGATGCAGCGCTATGCATGTATCACGACCAGGCGCTGATCCCGGTCAAGGCGCTGGACTTCGACCAGGGTGTCAATGTCACGCTGGGCCTACCCGTCATCCGCACCAGCCCCGACCATGGCACCGCTTTTGACATAGCCGGCAAAGGTGTGGCGAATCCGGGTGCGATGATCGCTGCCATTCGCTTGGCAGGCGAGATGGCAGCACGGCGGGCGCATGGCTGA
- the rsmA gene encoding 16S rRNA (adenine(1518)-N(6)/adenine(1519)-N(6))-dimethyltransferase RsmA — MADLPPLREVIAKHGLSASKALGQNFLFDAQLLDRIAAIPGDLDGKAVLEIGPGPGGLTRALLKAGARVTAIEMDRRCLPALAELAEAYPGKLRVIEGDAMKIDHRELLGEPFAVVANLPYNVGTALFVRWLSGEEWPPQWTSLTLMFQQEVAQRIVAQPNNSAYGRLAVLAQWRSVASLAMKVHRSAFTPPPKVMSAIVHVVPERMPEGVSSRTMERLTEAAFGQRRKMLRQSLKPVPGAVDALETIGIDPQRRAETLAVEDFVQLARTLDRRRSP, encoded by the coding sequence ATGGCTGACCTCCCTCCCCTGCGCGAGGTTATTGCAAAGCATGGCCTCTCGGCGTCCAAGGCGCTGGGGCAGAACTTCCTGTTCGACGCGCAACTGCTCGACCGGATCGCGGCCATCCCCGGCGACCTCGATGGCAAGGCCGTGCTGGAGATTGGCCCGGGTCCCGGTGGGCTGACCCGCGCCCTGCTCAAGGCGGGTGCCCGTGTCACCGCCATTGAGATGGATCGCCGCTGTCTCCCGGCGCTGGCCGAGCTGGCCGAAGCCTATCCCGGCAAGCTGCGCGTGATCGAAGGCGATGCCATGAAGATCGACCATCGCGAGTTGTTGGGCGAGCCCTTCGCGGTTGTGGCAAACCTGCCTTACAATGTCGGCACCGCGCTGTTCGTGCGCTGGTTGTCTGGCGAAGAATGGCCGCCGCAATGGACCTCGCTGACACTGATGTTCCAGCAGGAAGTCGCTCAGCGCATCGTCGCCCAGCCCAACAATTCGGCCTACGGTCGGCTGGCTGTGCTGGCGCAATGGCGCAGCGTCGCCAGCCTCGCAATGAAGGTACATCGCAGCGCCTTCACGCCTCCACCCAAGGTGATGAGCGCGATTGTCCATGTGGTGCCGGAGCGGATGCCGGAAGGTGTCTCTTCACGTACTATGGAACGCTTGACCGAAGCCGCCTTCGGCCAGCGCCGCAAGATGTTGCGGCAGAGCCTGAAGCCCGTGCCGGGAGCCGTGGACGCTCTTGAAACCATCGGTATCGACCCGCAACGGCGCGCCGAAACGCTCGCGGTTGAGGATTTCGTGCAGCTGGCTCGCACGCTTGATCGTCGTCGCAGCCCCTAA